The nucleotide sequence CTCCTGCAGCAGCCGGTTCATGATGAAGGCATTGCGGGCGTCGATGGCGCGCGCTGATTCGTTGAGCAGTGGCGGCTGGCTCTCCACCAGCGTGCGGCCCTTGTGGTCGGTGATGCGGGTCACCAGCCAGGGGTTGACGCGGTAGCCGCCGTTGGCGAAGACGGAATAGGCGGTGGCCATCTGCATGGGCGTGACCGAGCCGGCGCCCAGTGCCATGGGAAGGTAGGGCGGGTGCTTCTCGGCATCGAAACCGAAACGCAGCACCCAGTCCTGGGCGTTGTGCGGGCCCACCGCCTCCAGGATGCGGATCGACACCATGTTCTTGGACTTGGCCAGGGCGGTATGCAGCTGCATGGGACCTTCGAACTTGCCGTCGTAGTTCTTGGGTTCCCAGGGCTGCCCACCCGTGACGCCGGCGTCGAAGAACAGCGGCGAGTCGTTGACCATGGTGCTGGGCGTGAATCCCTTCTCCAGCGCGGCGGAATAGATGAAGGGCTTGAACGCCGAGCCGGGTTGCCGCCAGGCCTGGGTGACGTGGTTGAACTTGTTCTTGTTGAAGTCGAAGCCGCCGATCATCGCCAGGATGCCGCCGTCGCGCGGGTCCAGCGCCACGAAGGCGCCTTCGACCTCGGGCAGCTGCGTGATCTCCCAGGTGTTCTTGGGCGTCTTCAACACCCGGATGACCGCGCCGCGGCGCAGCTTGATCTTGGGCGGCGCCTTGGCGGACAGGCCGGGCTGGGCCGGCCGCAGGCCTTCGCCGGTGATCTCCAGCTCCTCGCCGGTCTGGCGCACGGCCACGACCCGCCTCGGGCTGGCCTCCAGCACCACTGCCGACATCACGTCACCGTTGTCGGGATGCTCGGCCAGGGCGTCGTCCACCGCGTCGTCCAGTTCCTTGGGGTCGGCCGGGAGATCGACGAACTGTTCCGGGCCCCGGTAGATCTGGCGCCGCTCGTAATCCATGATGCCCTTGCGCAGGGCCTTGTAGGCGGCCTCCTGATGCGACAGCTTGACGGTGGTGAAGACGTTGAGGCCGCGGGTATAGGCCTCGTCCCCATACTGCGCATAGACCAGCTGGCGCACGGTCTCGGCCACGTAGTCGCCGTGTACGCGCAGGACCTCGCCGCCGCTGCGGATCTTCAGCTCCTGCTGCTTGGCCGCGGCCGCCTGGGCCGCCGTGATGTAGCCGTTCTCCTCCATGCGCTGGATGATGTAGAGCTGGCGCGCCCGGGCGCGCTTGGGGTTGCTGATCGGGTTGTAGGCGGAAGGCGCCTTGGGCAGGCCGGCCAGCATGGCGGCCTCGGCGATCGTGATGTCCTTCATGGGCTTGCCGAAATACGCTTCCGACGCCGCCGAGAACCCGTAGGACCGGTTGCCCAGGAAGATCTGGTTCATGTAGATCTCCAGGATCTGGTCCTTGGTCAGCAGGTGCTCCAGCTTCATGGTCAGCAGCACCTCGTACAGCTTGCGGGTGAAGGTCTTTTCGGACGAGAGATAGACGTTGCGCGCCACCTGCATGGTGATGGTCGAGGCGCCCTGGCTCTTGACCCTCCCCAGGTTGGCCACCGCCGCTCGCAAGAGGCCCCGGTAGTCCACGCCGCCGTGCGAGTAGAAGCGCGTGTCCTCGATGGCCAGCACGGCATCCTTCATGACCTGCGGGATCTCGGCGATGGGCGTGAGGTTGCGCCTTTCCTCGCCGAATTCGCCGATCAGCACGCCCTCGGCCGAGAACACCCGCAACGGCAGCTTGGGCCGGTAGTCCGACAGCTCCGAGATGTCCGGCAAATTGGGGTAGGCGACCGCCAGCGCCACGCCAACGATGGTGGCCACCGACACGATCACGGCCAGCAGCGCGCCGCCTGTCCACAAAGCGACACGACCGAGCGTACTTTCCCAGCCAGCGGGCTTTCGGGGCGAGGAGGCTGGCTTGTCCTGTTGAGCTTCAGAAGGCATAAAGAGTGAGATGAGGCTGCGTGGACATTATCGGAGCTTGCTCCTCAACGCATGAGCATTGTCCCAAGGTGCGCGATCGCCCGGCTGATGAAAGAAGGCCGCTGGCGGGCAGGGGACGCTCCCAGTATCGCAGTGAACCTCGTCAGTTTTTGCCAACGTGCACAGCCGTAGAGGGGGAAAAGTCCTTTGTCGACAAGGATGTTACTGCTAGCATTGAAGTGAAACCTTAAGTTTGTTACGCCTTGAAATAGGTCGTTTCAGGAGACTGTCTTGAGTTCTCTGAGCTCGCTTTTCAGCCACCAAGCCGCGCCACTGCTGGGCTTGGACATCAGCTCTTCCAGCGTGAAGCTGGTGGAACTCGGGCGTGACCGGAACGGCAACTACGTGCTGGAGCGCTGCGCTATCGAGCCGCTCGAGCGCGGCTGGATCACCGACGGCAACGTGGAGAAGTTCGACGAAGTGGCCGAGGCGATGCGTCGCGTCGTCAAGAAAAGCGGAACACGCACCCGCAACGTCGCCATGGCACTGCCGCCTTCGGCGGTGATCACCAAGAAGATCATCCTGCCGGGCGGCCTGTCCGAGCAGGACCTGGAACTGCAGGTAGAGGCCGAGGCCAACCAGTACATCCCCTTCTCCCTGGACGAAGTGAGCCTGGACTTCTGCGTGGTCGGCCCGAGTACCACCTCCGCGGGCGATGTGGAGGTGCTGATCGCCGCCTCGCGCAAGGAGAAGGTCCAGGACCGCCAGGGCCTGGCAGAGGCCGCCGGCCTCAAGCCCGTGATCATCGACGTGGAGTCCTATGCCTCGCGCCTGGCGGCCGGCCGCCTGATCCAGGGCCTGCCGAACGGCGGCGTCGACACCATGGTCGCGCTGTTCGAGGTGGGCGCGTTCACCACCAGCATGCAGGTCATGCGCAATGAGGAGGTCCTGTACGACCGGGACCAGGCCTTCGGCGGGGCGCAGCTGACCCAGTTGATCGTCCGCCAGTACGGCTTCTCGCCCGAGGAGGCGGAAACCAAGAAGCGCAGCGGCGACCTGCCGGACGACTACGAGGGCGGCGTGCTCAAGCCCTTCGTGGAGAGCATGGCGCAGGAGATCGCGCGGGCGCTGCAGTTCTTCTTCACCAGCACGCCGCACAACCGGGTCGACTACATCATGATCGCCGGCGGTTCGGCGGCGCTGCCCGGCCTGAACGAGATGGTGACGGCGCAAACCTCCTTTCCCTGCAGCCTGGCCGACCCGTTCGAGGGCATGCAGGTCGCCGGCGGCGTGCGCGAGAAGAAGATGCGGCGTGAAGCGCCGTCCTACCTGACCTCCTGCGGTCTGGCCATGCGGAGGTTCCTGCAGTGATCCTGATCAACCTGCTGCCGCACCGCGAGGCGGCGCGCAAGAAAAGACGCGAACGCTTCTATGCCACGCTGGGCGCATCGGCGGTGGCCGGCCTCCTGGTCTCCGGCGCCATCTACCTCTGGTACGCGGCCCAGATCTCCCGGCAGCAGGCGCAGAACATGGTGCTGAAGACCGAGATCAAGGTACTGGAAAACCAGATCAAGGACATCGCCGCCCTGCAGCAGGAGATCGCGGCGCTGCGTGCGCGGCAACAGGCCGTGGAGGACCTCCAGGCCGACCGCAACATGCCGGTGCACCTCCTGAACGAGCTGGTGCGCCAGCTGCCGGACGGCGTCTACGTCACCAGCGTCAAGCAGGAAAACCAGTCGGTCGCGATCCTCGGCGTGGCCCAGTCCAACGAGCGGGTGTCGGAGCTGCTGCGCAACCTCGGCAACAACAGCCCCTGGCTGACGCGCCCCGAGCTGGTGGAGATCGTCGCCGGCAACGTGAACCTGTCGCCGCGGGAGCAGCGTCGCGTCGCGAACTTCAACATCCGCGTCAAGGTGCTGCGCGCCAGCGAGGCGCAAAAAGCCGCAGCCGCCGCCAGCGCCGCTTCGGCGCCCAAGACCTGATCGCCATGGCCACCCAATCCCTACCCAAGGTCGATTTCGCCGCGCTGCAGCAGCAGCTCCAGGCCCAGTTCCGCGGCCTCAATCCCAACGATCCGGCCTCCTGGCCGGGGCTGCCCAAGGCGCTGCTGTGCCTGGCGCTGGCGGCAGCGATCGTCGTCGCGTTGTGGTTCGTCTGGCTAAGCAGCTCCGACGAGGAGCTGCAGGCCGAACAGCGCAAGGAGCTGGAACTGCGCGAGGACTACAAGAAAAAGCTCGCGCAGGCCGTGAACCTGGAGGCGCTCAAGAAACAGCGCGAGCAGGTCCAGCAGTACGTGATCCAGCTGGAAAAGCAGCTGCCCAGCAAGGCCGAGATGGACGCGCTGCTGTCCGACATCAACCAGGCCGGCCTGGGCCGCAGCCTGCACTTCGATCTGTTCCGGCCGGGGCAGGTGAGCGTGAAGGAGTACTACGCCGAGCTGCCCATCGCCGTGCGCGTGACCGGCCGCTATCACGACATCGGCTCCTTCGCCTCCGACGTGGCCAACCTGTCGCGCATCGTCACACTGAACAACATGGCCATCACCCCGGCCAAGGACGGAGCCCTCACATTCGACGCCACCGCCAAGACCTACCGCTACCTGGATGCCGATGAAGTGAACGCGCAGCGCAAGGCGGCTGGAGGCAAGAAGTGATGAAGCGGACCTCTGTCACCGGTGTGGTCCTGGCAGCCTTCGCGCTGGCGGGGTGCGGTACGTCGCAGGAAGACGAGCTGCGTCAGTGGATGGCCGACCAGAAGGCACAGACCAAGCCGCAGATCAAGCCCATCCCCGAGCCCAAGAAATTCGTTCCCGAGCTGTACAGCGAGGAAGCGGCCACCGATCCGTTCAGCAACCTGAAGCTGACCCAGGCGCTCAAGCGCGAGTCCGGGCAGAACACGGCCAACGCGGCCCTGGTGGCGCCCGAGCTGGCGCGCCGCAAGGAGCCGCTGGAGGCCTATCCCCTGGATGCCATGGCCATGGTCGGCAGCCTGATGAAGCAGGGCCAACCGGTGGCGCTGGTGCGGGTGGACAACCTGCTCTACCAGGTCCGGCCGGGCAACTACCTGGGGCAGAACTACGGGCGCATCACCAAGGTAGGGGAGGCCGAGGTCATGCTGCGCGAGATCGTGCAGGACGCGGCCGGTGAATGGGTAGAACGCACAGCCACTTTGCAGCTGCAAGAGAGGTCCACGAAATGAAACAACGAAAACTGATGCAGTGGCGCTCGTTCCTGACGCTCAGCTGTGCGGTACTGACGTCGCTGGCGGCCGTCCAGGCGCACGCGCAAACCGTGATCGAGTCGGTCACCAGCTCCATCCAGGGAGGCATGGAGGTCGTGCGGGTCGATTTCTCGCAGCCGCTGGCGGCAGTGCCGGCCGGTTTCACCATCCAGGCTCCGGCGCGCGTCGCACTGGACCTCACCGGCGCCGCCAACGGCATGGGACGCTCGTCGGTCGACATCAACCAGGGCAACCTGCGCTCCGTCAACGTGGTGCAGTCGGGTGAGCGTACCCGGTTGGTCCTCAACCTGAAGGCGCCGACGGCGTACAAGGCGCAGCTGCAAGGCAAGTCGCTGCTGGTGATGCTGGACCCGGTGGCAGTGGCCGCCACCGCGCCGGCACCGGCCCAGAACACCTTCGCCGAGAACCGCGCCGTCGACACCCAGCCGATCAAGGACGTCGATTTCCGCCGCGGCACCGACAGCGCGGGCCGGGTGATCGTGGACCTGCCCAACAACCAGGTGGGGGTGGACATCCGCCAGCAGGGCAAGAGCCTGGTGGTCGAACTGCTCAAGTCGTCCCTGCCCGAGGGGCTGCGCCGGCGCCTGGACGTGACCGACTTCGGCACGCCCGTGCAGACCGTGACCACTACCCAGGTCGGCGACCGCGTGCGGCTGGTGATCGAGCCCCGGGGCCTGTGGGAGCACAGCGCCTACCAGAGCGACAACCAGTTCGTGGTCGAGGTGCGCCAGCAGAAGATCGACCCGAACAAGCTGACGCAGGGCCCCGGCTACGCCGGGGAAAAACTCTCGCTCAACTTCCAGAACATCGAGGTCCGGTCGCTGCTACAGGTGATCGCCGACTTCACCAACTTCAACATCGTCACCTCGGACTCGGTGACAGGCGCCGTGACGCTGCGCCTGAAGGACGTGCCCTGGGACCAGGCGCTGGACATCGTGCTGCAGGCCAAGGGCCTGGGCATGCGCAAGAGCGGCAACGTGCTGTGGGTCGCGCCCAAGGACGAGATCGCGGCCAAGGAAAAGCTCGACCTCGAGTCGCGCGCCGCCCTCCAGACCCTGGAGCCGGTGCGCACGCAGGCCTTCCAACTCAATTACAGCAAGGCGGTGGACATCGCCGCCCAGCTTACCTCGGGCACCGGCGCGGCGCGCATGCTGAGCCCGCGCGGCAGCGTGATCGCCGAGCCGCGCACCAACCAGCTGTTCGTCACCGACATCGGTTCGCGGCTGGAGCAGGTGCAGGCGCTGATCGCCCGGCTGGACATCGCCGTGCGCCAGGTGTTGATCGAGGCCCGCATCGTGGAAGCTTCGGACACCTTCGGCCGCTCGCTGGGCGTGCGCCTGGGCGGCAGCGATCTGCGCGGACTGCGCGGCGGCGACCCGGGTTACTCCGTCGGTGGCGGCACGAACCGCGTCGCGCTCGGCGGCACCTACGATGCCGTGTCGGGCACCACCGGGGAGGGCGATGTCGATCTGACCACCCTCAACACCAACTTTGTCAACCTGCCGGCCATCGGCCTGGCCGGTTTCAATGCGCCCAGTTTCGCCATCTCGCTGTTCAGCTCCGCGGCCAACCGGTTCCTGAACCTGGAGCTGTCCGCCATGGAAGCGGACGGCAAGGGCAAGCTGGTGTCCAGCCCGCGGGTCGTCACCGCTGACCAGACGAAGGCGCTGATCGAGCAGGGCACCGAGTTCCCCTACCAGCAGGCCACGTCCAGCGGCGCCACCTCGGTCGCGTTCCGCCGGGCCACGCTCAAGCTGGAAGTGACGCCTCAGATCACCCCCGAGGGCAACATCATCCTGGACCTGGACATCACCAAGGACAGCCGGGGCGAGACCACGGCCGCCGGCATCGCCATCAACACCAAGCACATCAAGACGCAGGTGCTGGTGGAGAACGGCGGCACTGTGGTGATCGGCGGCATCTTCGAGCTGACCGAAACGGAAAACGAAGCCAGGGTGCCGCTGCTCGGGGACGTTCCGGTCCTGGGCTACCTGTTCAAGAACAAGCAGCGTAGCTCCAACAAGCAGGAGATGCTGGTGTTCATCACGCCAAAGATGATTTCGGATCGGGCCGCGGCCAGGTAAACAAAACAGGAGAGAGGGTTTATGTTTTCGATCGATTTTTCGCGGCGCTCCGTTCGTGCAGGGTTGGGCGGCTCGGCGCTGCTGGCTTCGTTGCTGCTGGCTTCATGTGGCGGCGGGGGCGGGTGCGCGTCTGCCGAGGCCTGTGCTGGTGGGGGCTCGGGTGCGAGCACAGGCGCGGTCACTTCGGCCAGCGCCGTCTCGGTGTCGATCGGGACGGACGGGACGCTCGGCGCGGAAGCCGTAGACTCGCTCAAATATTCCAAACGTTTTGTGGTTACGGTGGTGGACCAGCTCGGCCGCCCTGTGCTTGGTGCGACGATCAGCCCTCGCGTCGAGATGCTGGCGTTCGCCAAAGGCTACTTCGAGCGTGATCCGGCCGACCTTACGAAGGTGACAAACGAATATCGTTACTTGTGCCAAGCCGAGGACGCTAACAACAACGACATCTTGGACGCGAACGAAGATGTCAACGGCGACGGCTTGCTCACGCCTCCCCGTTCCACGGTGGTGATAGTCCCGACGAAGGGCGTGTATACGACCGATGCCAGCGGTTCGGTGGTATTCGAGCTGCAGTACCCCAAGAACTACGCCACGTGGATCGTTCCCACCTTGGTGGCCACGGCCGGGGTCACAGGCACCGAGGGCCAGGCTCGCTTCGATTTCGTGACGGGCTACGTTGTTGGTGATGAGAAGCAGGTCAGCGCGCCTTTCAACTTCTCGCCTTTCGGGACCACGCCCGCCTGCACCGACACCAACTGATGGAAAGATATACCCTGGGCATTGGGCTCGTCGGCCTGCCCGGGGCTGGCAAATCCACAGTTGGGCGGCAACTGGCACGGCGCCTTAAGCTGCCCTTCGTCGACGCCGACCACCGGATCGAACAGCTCCTCGGCTGTTCGATCCGTTCCTTTTTCGAGCGTGAAGGCGAATCCGCCTTCCGCGACGTGGAGGCCTCCGTCATCGACGAGCTCACCCGGCAGTCCGCGTCGGTGATCGCCACCGGCGGCGGCGCGGTGCTGAGGGAGGCCAACCGGCGCTGCCTGCGCGAGCGCTGCCAGGTGGTTTACCTGTACTCCGCGCCCGAGGACATCTTCCGGCGCATCCAGCACGACACCCAGCGGCCCCTGCTGCAGGTAGACGACCCCATGGCGCGCCTGCGCGAATTGTTCGAGGCCCGGGACCCGCTGTACCGGCAGACTGCGCATGTGGTCGTGGAGGCCGGCACGCTGTCGGCCCCCGCGGTCGTCAAACGGCTGCTGGCCCAGCTGCGCCAGGGTGGCGGCCAAGGCGCCTGACGCGCCGCCCGTAAACTTGGGGCCATGCAGGCCTCTTCGGATCCCCGGCAGGTTCACATCGCCCTCGGACAGCGCAGCTACCCCATCCTCATCGGGACGGGGCTGATCGGCCGCCCGTCCACCTGGGAATCGGTGTCCTCCGGGGTGGGTGCCGTGATCGTCACCAACCAGCTTGTGGCCCCCCTGTACGCCGACCGCCTGGCGCGGGCGCTCTCCCCCCGGCATGCCTCGGTGCGCACCGTCACGCTGCCCGACGGCGAGGAGCACAAGCACTGGCAGACGCTCAACCTGATCTTCGACGGCTTGCTGGAAAGCGGCTGCGACCGCAAGACGGTGCTGTACGCCCTGGGCGGGGGGGTCGTCGGCGACATGACGGGCTTCGCGGCCGCCTGCTACATGCGCGGCGTGCCCTTCGTCCAGGTGCCCACGACGCTGCTGGCGCAGGTGGATTCCTCTGTCGGCGGCAAGACGGCGATCAACCACTCGCTGGGCAAGAACATGATCGGCGCTTTCTACCAGCCGCAACTCGTGGTGTGCGACCTCGACACCCTGGCGACGCTGCCGGACCGGGAGATGAGCGCGGGCCTGGCCGAGGTGATCAAGTACGGTCCGATCGCGGACCTGGAATTCCTGGGCTGGATCGAAGACCACATCGACGCGCTGCGCGCGCGCGATCCGCAGGCGCTGGCGCATGCCGTGCGCCGCAGCTGCGAGATCAAGGCCTGGGTGGTGGGGCAGGACGAGCGCGAGACGGGGCTGCGCGTCATCCTCAACTTCGGGCACACCTTCGGCCACGCGATCGAAGCCGGCCTGGGTTATGGCCAATGGCTGCACGGCGAGGCCGTGGGTTGCGGCATGGTGATGGCGCTGCACCTTTCGCATCGGCTCGGGCTGGTCGACGCTGCCTTCGTCGACCGCTGCGTTGCGCTGATCCGGCGCGCCGGCCTGCCGACCATGGGGCCGGCCTTGGGGGCCGACCGTTACCTGGAGCTGATGCGTGTGGACAAGAAGGCCGAGGCGGGCGAGATCCGCTTCGTCGTGATCGGCCCGCCTGGCCAGGCGCAGCTTCGCCCGGCTCCGGACGCGCTGGTCCGCGAGGTTATCGCCGACTGTTGCCGCTGAATCCACGACCGATGAGCCTGGCGGCCTACGCCTGCGACCCCGCCCATTCACGCGGGCGCCGCCACCCGGAGCCCACGGCGCCGACGCGCACCGAGTTCCAGCGCGACCGTGACCGCATCGTGCATTCCACGGCGTTCCGGCGGCTGGTCTATAAGACCCAGGTGTTCCTCAACCACGAGGGCGACCTGTTCCGCACCCGGCTCACGCACTCGCTGGAGGTGGCGCAGCTCGCGCGCTCCATCGCCCGGCCGCTCGGCCTGAACGAGGACCTGGTCGAGGCGGTCGCGCTGGCGCACGACCTGGGCCACACGCCTTTCGGGCACGCCGGCCAGGACGCGCTGGACGATTGCATGGCCACGCATGGCGGCTTCGAGCACAACCTGCAAAGCCTGCGGGTGGTCGACCAGCTGGAGGAGCGCTACCCGGCCTTCGATGGCCTGAACCTCAGCTTCGAGACGCGGGAAGGCATCCTCAAGCACTGCTCGCGGGCCAATGCGCAGCGGCTGGAGGCGCAGGAGCCCGGCGGAGTGGGGCGCCGCTTTCTGGACCGCACCCAACCCAGCCTGGAAGCCCAGCTGTGCAACTTGGCCGACGAGATTGCCTACAACGCGCACGACATCGATGACGGCGTCCGCTCCGGCTTGCTGACGCTGGAGCAGCTGGAGCAGGTGAGCCTGTTCGATCGGTTCCGGCGCGAGGCCCTGGCTGCCCACCCGCAGCTGCAAGGCCGGCGGCTGCTGTACGAGTCCATCCGCCTCATGCTCAGTGCCCAGGTGTACGACGTGATCGACGCCACGGCCTTGGCGCTGCGCCGCCACGCGCCCGCCAGCGCCGACGCTGCACGCCTGCTGAGACCGGTGCTCTGTTTCGGTGAGGCGATGCGCCAGGAATCGCAGGCGCTCAAGACCTTCCTTCTGCGCAACCTGTACCGCCATCCCCAGGTGATGGCGACGACCGGCCGTGCCAAGACGGTCGTGCGCGAGCTGTTTGCCGCCTACATGGCCGACCCCGCCCAGCTGCAGGCGGGCTTTGCCTCACGCGGAGACACGCCTCGCGCCGTGGCGGACTACATTGCCGGCATGACCGACCGCTTTGCCGCGCGCGAGCACGAGCGGCTGACCGGCCGGCGGCTGCTGCCTTGAAAGCGCCCGGCCTGCTGCCGCCGGCCTGGCTGGTGGTGCTGGGCGGCGTCGCCGCGGCGCTGCACGTGGGCAAGCTCCCGCCCGCCCTGCCGGTGCTGCGCGACGCGCTGGACATCGGGTTGGTGCAGGCCGGCTTCCTGCTGTCGCTGGTGCAGCTCGCAGGCATGACGCTGGGCCTGGTGGCCGGCTTGGCGGCCGACCGCATCGGCCTGAAACGCACCATGGTCGCCGGCTTGCTGCTGACGGGCGCGGCCAGCGTGCTGGGCGGCTGCGTCGGCACGCCGGCACTGCTGCTGGCCCTGCGCGCCCTCGAGGGCTTGGGCTTCCTGCTGGCGTCCATGCCGGCGCCGGGCCTGATCCGCCGGCTGGTCCCGCCCGAGAGGATGAGCGCCACGCTCGGCGTCTGGGGCGCCTACATGCCGTTCGCCACGGCCGCGGCGCTGCTCGCCGGCCCCGCATGGATGGCCTGGGCCGGCTGGCGCGGCTGGTGGTGGCTGCTGGGCGGTGTGTCGCTGGCGCTGGCCGGCTGGCTCGCGGCCGCCTTGCCGGCCGATCCTGCGCGGCCCAACGCCATGCCGCAGCAAGGCTCCCGAGTGCGGCTGACGCTCACGGCGCGCGGCCCTTGGCTGGTGGCCTGTGCGTTTGGCGTCTACTCGGCGCAATGGCTGGCAGTGATCGGCTTCCTGCCTTCGATCTACCTGGCCGCGGGCTTCGCTGCCGGGTTGGCCGCAGTGGCGACGGCGCTGGCCGCTGCGGTGAACATGGTCGGCAATCTCGCCTCCGGCCGCCTGCTGCAGCGCGGCGCGTCGCCCCAGCACCTGCTGGCGACCGGCTTCCTGGCGATGGGCCTGGGCGGCTTCCTGGCCTTCAGCGACGTGCTGGGTCAGGGCGCGGCCGGGGCGTGGGGACGCTACGCCGCGGTGCTCGGTTTCTCGATGGTGGGCGGCGTGATTCCGGGCACGCTGTTCTCGCTGGCCGTGCGGCTGGCACCCAGCGAGCACACCGTGTCGGCGACAGTGGGCTGGATGCAGCAGTGGTCCGCGTTCGGGCAGTTCGCCGGCCCGCCCCTGGTCGCCTCGGTGGCGGCCCGCGCTGGCGGGTGGCAGTGGAGCTGGCTGGTCACCGGCGCCTGTGCCGCTGCCGGGCTGCTGCTGGCGCGCAGCATGGGCCGGCTGCTGGCAAAAGGGTCACGGGCCGGCCCGTAGAATTTGAGCGATGACGACGAGGGACCATGATCGCATCGTCGCCGACACGCGCGCCTGGCTGGAGCGAGCCGTGATCGGCTTGAATTTGTGCCCATTCGCCAAGGCCGTGCATGCCAAGGGCCAGGTGCACTACGCTGTCAGCACCAACGACGACTTCGCCGGCGTGCTCGAGGACCTGCATGCCGAGCTCCAGGCCTTGCTGCATCTGCCGGCGTCCGAGCGGGACACCACGCTGCTGGCCGTCCCGCGCGGCTTCGACGATTTCTTGCTGTTCAACGAGCTGGTGCGCCAGGGCGACCGCCTGCTGGCGCGCGAGCGCGTGCAGGGCATCGTGCAGCTGGCCAGCTTCCATCCCCGCTTCGTGTTCGCGGGGGCCGACGAGGATGACATGGGCAATTTCAGCAACCGCGCGCCGTACCCCACGCTGCACCTGCTGCGCGAGGACAGCATGGACCGCGCGGTGGCCGCCTTTCCGCAGGCCGACGCCATCTTCGGCACCAACATCGAACGGCTGCGGCAGCTCGGGCGTAACGGCTGGGATGCTCTGCGGGTGGGGGCCAGCGGATGACGACGCCGCGCGAGCTGGACCTGCGCCCGGGTCAATCCGTCGAGCTGCTCAAGGAGCTGCACATCCTCACGCAGGATGGCAAGCTGAATCAGGACTCGCGTCGCAAGCTCAAGCAGGTCTACCACCTCTACCAGTTCATCGAAGCGCTGCTGCTTGAGCTGCCTGCCTCGCCGGGCTCGCCCACCATCGCCGACCACGGCGCGGGCAAGTCCTACCTGGGCTTCATCCTGTACGACCTGTTCCTCAAGCCGCGCGGATCCGGCCAGGTGTACGGCATCGAGACCCGGGCGGAACTGGTCACACGCTCGCAGGCGCTGGCGCAGCGCCTAGGCTTTGAACGCATGAGCTTTCTGAACCTGAGCGCCGCCGAAGCCAGCGACGCGCAGCAGCTGCCTGGGAAGATCGACATGGTCACCGCCCTGCACGCCTGCGACACGGCGACCGACGACGCCATCGCTTTCGGCCTGCGCAAGCAGGCCGGCTTTCTGGTGCTGGTGCCCTGCTGCCAGGCGGAGGTGGCAGGTCGGCTGCGGCAGAACAAGGCCTTGGCGCTCAGCCGCACGCCGCTGGCCGAGCTGTGGCGCCGTCCCTTGCATACCCGTGAGCTGGGCAGCCAGCTGACCAACGTGATGCGCTGCCTGTACCTGGAAGCCTGCGGCTACCAGGTAACGGTGACTGAACTGGTGGGCTGGGAGCACAGCCTGAAGAACGAACTGATC is from Ramlibacter tataouinensis TTB310 and encodes:
- the pilQ gene encoding type IV pilus secretin PilQ, whose product is MKQRKLMQWRSFLTLSCAVLTSLAAVQAHAQTVIESVTSSIQGGMEVVRVDFSQPLAAVPAGFTIQAPARVALDLTGAANGMGRSSVDINQGNLRSVNVVQSGERTRLVLNLKAPTAYKAQLQGKSLLVMLDPVAVAATAPAPAQNTFAENRAVDTQPIKDVDFRRGTDSAGRVIVDLPNNQVGVDIRQQGKSLVVELLKSSLPEGLRRRLDVTDFGTPVQTVTTTQVGDRVRLVIEPRGLWEHSAYQSDNQFVVEVRQQKIDPNKLTQGPGYAGEKLSLNFQNIEVRSLLQVIADFTNFNIVTSDSVTGAVTLRLKDVPWDQALDIVLQAKGLGMRKSGNVLWVAPKDEIAAKEKLDLESRAALQTLEPVRTQAFQLNYSKAVDIAAQLTSGTGAARMLSPRGSVIAEPRTNQLFVTDIGSRLEQVQALIARLDIAVRQVLIEARIVEASDTFGRSLGVRLGGSDLRGLRGGDPGYSVGGGTNRVALGGTYDAVSGTTGEGDVDLTTLNTNFVNLPAIGLAGFNAPSFAISLFSSAANRFLNLELSAMEADGKGKLVSSPRVVTADQTKALIEQGTEFPYQQATSSGATSVAFRRATLKLEVTPQITPEGNIILDLDITKDSRGETTAAGIAINTKHIKTQVLVENGGTVVIGGIFELTETENEARVPLLGDVPVLGYLFKNKQRSSNKQEMLVFITPKMISDRAAAR
- a CDS encoding shikimate kinase, with the protein product MERYTLGIGLVGLPGAGKSTVGRQLARRLKLPFVDADHRIEQLLGCSIRSFFEREGESAFRDVEASVIDELTRQSASVIATGGGAVLREANRRCLRERCQVVYLYSAPEDIFRRIQHDTQRPLLQVDDPMARLRELFEARDPLYRQTAHVVVEAGTLSAPAVVKRLLAQLRQGGGQGA
- a CDS encoding DUF1415 domain-containing protein; this encodes MTTRDHDRIVADTRAWLERAVIGLNLCPFAKAVHAKGQVHYAVSTNDDFAGVLEDLHAELQALLHLPASERDTTLLAVPRGFDDFLLFNELVRQGDRLLARERVQGIVQLASFHPRFVFAGADEDDMGNFSNRAPYPTLHLLREDSMDRAVAAFPQADAIFGTNIERLRQLGRNGWDALRVGASG
- a CDS encoding deoxyguanosinetriphosphate triphosphohydrolase, encoding MSLAAYACDPAHSRGRRHPEPTAPTRTEFQRDRDRIVHSTAFRRLVYKTQVFLNHEGDLFRTRLTHSLEVAQLARSIARPLGLNEDLVEAVALAHDLGHTPFGHAGQDALDDCMATHGGFEHNLQSLRVVDQLEERYPAFDGLNLSFETREGILKHCSRANAQRLEAQEPGGVGRRFLDRTQPSLEAQLCNLADEIAYNAHDIDDGVRSGLLTLEQLEQVSLFDRFRREALAAHPQLQGRRLLYESIRLMLSAQVYDVIDATALALRRHAPASADAARLLRPVLCFGEAMRQESQALKTFLLRNLYRHPQVMATTGRAKTVVRELFAAYMADPAQLQAGFASRGDTPRAVADYIAGMTDRFAAREHERLTGRRLLP
- a CDS encoding MFS transporter produces the protein MKAPGLLPPAWLVVLGGVAAALHVGKLPPALPVLRDALDIGLVQAGFLLSLVQLAGMTLGLVAGLAADRIGLKRTMVAGLLLTGAASVLGGCVGTPALLLALRALEGLGFLLASMPAPGLIRRLVPPERMSATLGVWGAYMPFATAAALLAGPAWMAWAGWRGWWWLLGGVSLALAGWLAAALPADPARPNAMPQQGSRVRLTLTARGPWLVACAFGVYSAQWLAVIGFLPSIYLAAGFAAGLAAVATALAAAVNMVGNLASGRLLQRGASPQHLLATGFLAMGLGGFLAFSDVLGQGAAGAWGRYAAVLGFSMVGGVIPGTLFSLAVRLAPSEHTVSATVGWMQQWSAFGQFAGPPLVASVAARAGGWQWSWLVTGACAAAGLLLARSMGRLLAKGSRAGP
- the aroB gene encoding 3-dehydroquinate synthase; translation: MQASSDPRQVHIALGQRSYPILIGTGLIGRPSTWESVSSGVGAVIVTNQLVAPLYADRLARALSPRHASVRTVTLPDGEEHKHWQTLNLIFDGLLESGCDRKTVLYALGGGVVGDMTGFAAACYMRGVPFVQVPTTLLAQVDSSVGGKTAINHSLGKNMIGAFYQPQLVVCDLDTLATLPDREMSAGLAEVIKYGPIADLEFLGWIEDHIDALRARDPQALAHAVRRSCEIKAWVVGQDERETGLRVILNFGHTFGHAIEAGLGYGQWLHGEAVGCGMVMALHLSHRLGLVDAAFVDRCVALIRRAGLPTMGPALGADRYLELMRVDKKAEAGEIRFVVIGPPGQAQLRPAPDALVREVIADCCR